One stretch of Emys orbicularis isolate rEmyOrb1 chromosome 5, rEmyOrb1.hap1, whole genome shotgun sequence DNA includes these proteins:
- the CASP3 gene encoding caspase-3 produces the protein MADIKDGLQSGQDETDAKSLFGSQGKSLPVSKSMDSGIQPDESYKMDYPEIGICIIINNKNFLPATGMSFRSGTDADAAHIRDTFMTLGYKVNLHNDRTEKQMFDILQNVAKDDHSNRSSFVCVVLSHGEDGLIYGTDGPFELKILTGLFRGDRCKSLVGKPKLFFFQACRGTELDSGVETDSSSEENTCQKMPVEADFLYAYSTVPGYYSWRNSSEGSWFIQSLCLMLKQHAKKLELMQILTRVNRKVAQFSSYSNQPGFHGKKQIPCIVSMLTKELYFTH, from the exons ATGGCAGATATAAAAGATGGACTGCAATCAGGTCAAGATGAGACAGATGCAAAATCTCTCTTTGGTTCCCAAGG AAAGAGCCTGCCTGTTAGCAAATCCATGGACTCTGGAATACAGCCAGATGAGAGTTACAAAATGGATTATCCAGAAATTGGGATatgtataataataaataataagaacttcctgccagccactg GAATGTCATTCCGATCTGGTACTGATGCAGATGCTGCACACATCAGAGATACTTTTATGACTTTGGGATATAAAGTCAATCTTCACAATGATCGTACAGAGAAGCAAATGTTTGACATCTTGCAAAATG TTGCTAAAGATGATCACAGCAATCGAAGTAGTTTTGTTTGTGTTGTGTTAAGTCATGGTGAAGATGGATTAATCTATGGTACAGATGGTCCTTTTGAATTGAAAATATTAACAGGCCTGTTCAGAGGAGACCGATGTAAGAGTCTTGTGGGAAAGCCAAAACTCTTCTTCTTTCAG GCTTGTAGAGGGACAGAATTAGATTCTGGTGTTGAAACAGACAGTAGCTCAGAGGAAAATACATGTCAGAAAATGCCTGTAGAAGCAGACTTCCTATATGCATATTCTACTGTTCCGG GCTATTACTCCTGGAGAAACTCATCAGAAGGCTCCTGGTTTATTCAGTCGCTATGTTTGATGCTGAAACAACATGCAAAGAAACTTGAGCTTATGCAGATACTAACACGTGTAAATCGCAAGGTGGCACAATTTAGTTCGTATTCAAACCAACCAGGTTTTCATGGAAAGAAGCAGATTCCATGTATTGTGTCCATGCTCACCAAAGAACTGTACTTCACTCACTAA